In Symmachiella dynata, the following are encoded in one genomic region:
- a CDS encoding alpha/beta hydrolase, which yields MKKRCAFALWTMCGMLVAAVAVEAGDGQAEAKFTVQKGLVFAGEDQKLTLDLYRPQNPSGPLPCVIVIQGGGFRAQDGQRFRPYAERLAKNGFAAALISYRGRPDHEYLDTLADVRSAVRFIRTHSEEYGLDPDHIGAMGRSAGATLAVLLAVGDDVEGLKLPDGVAKESSRIQAAAGIAGVYDFVARFTDEDQLALQPNAEKKRRTNGQWIGAAFSPTDAHWLQASAINHVNPADPPVLLLHSRNDRTVPWLQSRDMHARLKQAGIAAEIEISNDGGHRGPATAEKRIIAFFKKTLTKKAAAPAR from the coding sequence ATGAAAAAACGATGTGCGTTCGCACTGTGGACAATGTGTGGAATGCTAGTGGCAGCAGTTGCAGTGGAAGCGGGTGATGGGCAAGCCGAGGCAAAATTCACCGTGCAGAAGGGGCTTGTCTTTGCAGGCGAGGATCAGAAACTCACGCTCGATTTGTACCGACCGCAAAATCCATCCGGCCCGCTCCCCTGCGTGATCGTCATTCAAGGAGGAGGCTTTAGGGCCCAAGACGGCCAGCGGTTTCGCCCCTATGCCGAGCGGCTGGCGAAAAACGGATTCGCGGCGGCGCTCATTTCCTACCGCGGCCGGCCCGATCATGAATATCTCGACACCCTGGCCGACGTTCGCTCCGCGGTCCGTTTTATCCGCACACACAGCGAAGAATACGGTCTCGACCCCGACCACATCGGCGCAATGGGGCGTTCCGCCGGCGCAACGCTGGCCGTATTGTTGGCGGTCGGTGACGACGTCGAGGGCCTGAAACTACCGGATGGAGTTGCGAAGGAGTCGAGCCGCATCCAGGCGGCGGCGGGCATTGCTGGAGTCTACGATTTCGTCGCCCGTTTCACCGACGAGGACCAGTTGGCGCTGCAGCCCAATGCGGAAAAGAAACGCCGCACCAACGGCCAGTGGATTGGAGCGGCATTCTCGCCGACCGATGCACATTGGCTTCAGGCGTCGGCGATCAACCACGTCAACCCGGCTGATCCGCCGGTGTTACTGCTGCACAGCCGAAACGATCGGACGGTCCCTTGGCTGCAGTCACGAGACATGCACGCGCGCCTGAAACAGGCGGGGATCGCAGCGGAAATCGAAATCAGCAATGACGGCGGTCACCGCGGCCCGGCAACGGCGGAGAAACGGATCATTGCCTTTTTCAAAAAGACTCTCACAAAAAAAGCCGCTGCACCAGCACGCTGA
- a CDS encoding protein kinase domain-containing protein has translation MSINSKTKHLFDLAVEIPDPQKQALFLEVACADNHAMRTELEELLRHDAAENNPLDAPLAPSILGRFRGLQPGTMIGPYKIREQIGEGGFGEVYVAEQTKPIRRKVALKLIKLGMESKNIVGRFESERQALAMMDHPHVAKVLDAGTAADGRPYFVMELVKGTTITKFCDQHKLSTDERLRLFIDTCHAVQHAHQKGIIHRDLKPSNIMVTTRDETPIVKVIDFGVAKALSQPLTEITVYTAFGQMIGTPMYMSPEQAQLNEVDVDTRSDVYALGVLLYELLTGTTPFNRETLESAGFDEMRRIILEDEPPKPSSRLSTLQMQKVSTISDQRNVDHRKLGRKLQGELDWIVMRALEKDRNRRYESPREFAEDINRYLKGQAVKACPPSVTYRLGKFAKRHRGKLTSIALLLVTLCAFGSWELLQSRQHLQEMGTVMDQLRTALALVEEEKRASDKANQLTQQVATRARQTSYLSQMKLAFQRYGEGRLMEASQILADQMPTTDEPDLRHVEWNYLNSKLNERFRVIGTHSAGVQDLAIFPDGKRVASAGMDGVVSIWDIRSATRLKHFKLHHRPIHAVAISPDGRWIAYGEEDYPYDSHVVLIDAMTGDKVARLNKFPYTIRSLDFSGDGKYLVSASAGAKEVVVWEFENGFQGKSFRLAPVTYGSIFVDFIGAGYTLMVPNPETKSIGLWNVSLQSSIDNVNNPSRKAPLAFAYNASQQFAAYLIGPAGKRGRVDLVDAVSGTRLNMFDCNGRERLAFSDDGSTILIGSYNGWIESSDIVTADSSDHREVTFQGKPKIRAVNGAVTAICTLNSEMALVSGTDGAIVLYRFGQLEPEQRYAPEEIRVTNTATSNDSKFFAWLGTDDRVRLTDYESGKLLATSEKLPHFARTLVFSPCGSLLAAQCDNKHLQYWDVSQGDFQSLGSRNFGHSSGMDSAWGHVAIDQQHVIGFGEELDNLYFLNTQENARFEKQLPNAFASSVLLSPDNRIIAASNLGVQIFDRATLKAQGSFVKGGHVFSMAYSPDSRWLASGHKDGAIHLGNVSRGDSHFRLNGHNYAVRALTFSRDGARLISGDGDGYLGFWDVKTGKCYGLSREFSVDNQRIRKLSLGPSEQWLDVTAGYRLKHRWTKRVPLRPSEWSYDLRQLENNSQYPSRAEQQPKLPGQLAYDGFEYPVGSLTNQNGGHGFRRGWTALSNLTKPSNAEVVDLEIENQGGHFHATGHSILMQGKDTLSRGLAQKIDLSQTGEYYISLLAKRLPTGKPASASQQELAILLMNKENMQVVQFGLSSGRTIFMRQLQQGQAISQGTPPKQDHVADDIAYLLLMHIQVTSDAEGQNLARCRVAGISSAQTFPRSISEVKWSGPALDIRTDITFDRLVITNGTKASFLIDELKIGTTYESVTGAWP, from the coding sequence ATGTCAATAAACTCGAAGACAAAACACCTCTTTGATCTCGCCGTCGAAATACCAGATCCGCAGAAGCAAGCTCTGTTCTTAGAAGTTGCCTGTGCCGACAACCACGCAATGCGGACCGAACTTGAAGAGTTGTTGCGTCACGATGCTGCCGAAAATAACCCATTAGACGCGCCACTGGCCCCGTCGATCCTGGGTCGTTTCCGTGGATTACAACCGGGAACCATGATCGGTCCCTACAAGATTCGAGAGCAAATCGGCGAAGGAGGGTTTGGAGAGGTCTATGTGGCCGAGCAAACCAAACCGATCCGCCGTAAAGTGGCCCTCAAGCTGATTAAGCTGGGAATGGAATCCAAGAACATTGTCGGCCGCTTTGAATCTGAGCGCCAGGCACTGGCCATGATGGATCATCCGCATGTTGCAAAAGTGCTTGATGCCGGCACTGCAGCTGATGGGCGGCCCTACTTCGTGATGGAACTGGTCAAGGGGACCACGATCACCAAGTTTTGTGACCAGCACAAACTCTCAACCGATGAGCGTTTGCGGCTGTTTATCGATACGTGTCACGCCGTACAACATGCGCATCAGAAGGGCATCATCCACCGGGACCTCAAACCGTCAAATATCATGGTCACGACGCGGGATGAAACACCGATCGTGAAAGTGATCGATTTCGGAGTCGCCAAGGCATTGAGCCAGCCTTTGACGGAAATAACGGTTTACACCGCGTTCGGCCAGATGATTGGCACGCCGATGTATATGAGCCCAGAGCAGGCTCAACTGAATGAAGTCGACGTCGACACCCGGTCCGACGTGTACGCACTCGGGGTCCTGCTGTACGAGTTACTGACAGGGACAACACCCTTTAATCGAGAGACCTTGGAGAGTGCGGGCTTCGATGAAATGCGTCGCATCATCCTCGAAGACGAACCGCCCAAACCAAGCTCGCGTTTGAGCACACTGCAAATGCAGAAAGTCTCGACGATTTCTGATCAACGAAATGTCGACCACCGCAAATTGGGACGCAAACTGCAAGGTGAGTTGGATTGGATTGTGATGCGGGCGCTGGAGAAAGACCGCAACCGCCGTTACGAATCTCCGAGGGAATTCGCCGAAGACATCAATCGATACTTGAAGGGACAAGCAGTCAAAGCCTGTCCGCCGTCGGTGACGTACCGGCTGGGAAAATTCGCGAAACGTCACCGGGGAAAGCTGACGAGCATTGCCTTGCTGCTGGTCACGTTGTGCGCATTCGGATCCTGGGAGTTGCTGCAGTCTCGTCAGCATTTGCAGGAAATGGGCACCGTCATGGATCAGCTCAGAACCGCATTGGCCCTGGTTGAGGAGGAGAAAAGGGCATCGGACAAAGCGAATCAATTGACACAGCAAGTGGCCACTCGCGCACGTCAGACGAGTTATCTCTCACAAATGAAACTCGCCTTTCAGCGCTACGGAGAAGGTCGGCTGATGGAGGCGTCACAGATTCTGGCCGACCAAATGCCGACAACGGACGAACCGGACCTGCGGCACGTGGAATGGAACTATCTCAACTCCAAGCTCAACGAGCGTTTTCGAGTCATCGGAACGCATTCCGCCGGCGTGCAAGACTTGGCGATATTCCCCGACGGCAAACGCGTCGCTTCAGCCGGTATGGATGGTGTTGTCTCGATTTGGGATATCCGCTCAGCAACTCGACTGAAGCACTTTAAACTGCATCACCGGCCGATACACGCAGTCGCCATCTCGCCGGACGGTCGCTGGATTGCTTATGGCGAAGAGGATTATCCATACGATTCCCACGTAGTCTTGATCGACGCCATGACGGGTGACAAAGTAGCGCGGCTTAATAAATTCCCGTACACGATTCGCTCGTTGGATTTCTCCGGAGACGGCAAGTACCTCGTATCCGCATCAGCAGGTGCCAAGGAGGTCGTTGTTTGGGAGTTTGAGAATGGCTTCCAGGGAAAATCATTCCGACTCGCTCCAGTTACGTACGGCTCCATTTTCGTAGATTTTATCGGTGCTGGCTACACCTTGATGGTTCCCAATCCGGAAACTAAGTCGATCGGACTTTGGAATGTTTCATTGCAGAGTTCGATTGACAATGTCAACAACCCCTCTCGAAAAGCCCCTCTTGCATTCGCTTACAATGCGTCTCAACAATTTGCCGCGTACCTAATCGGACCTGCGGGAAAACGGGGCCGGGTCGATTTAGTCGATGCTGTCTCCGGCACTCGTCTAAACATGTTTGATTGCAACGGTCGGGAGCGTCTGGCTTTTTCGGACGACGGCTCAACGATTCTAATCGGCTCTTACAATGGCTGGATTGAGTCGTCGGATATCGTCACCGCTGACAGCTCGGATCACCGAGAAGTCACTTTCCAAGGCAAACCAAAGATCCGGGCTGTGAACGGGGCCGTCACTGCAATCTGCACGCTGAATTCCGAAATGGCCCTCGTGTCTGGGACGGATGGCGCGATCGTGCTGTATCGTTTTGGTCAGCTAGAACCAGAGCAACGTTATGCTCCAGAAGAGATCAGAGTCACGAATACTGCAACGTCGAATGATTCAAAATTTTTCGCTTGGTTGGGAACCGATGATCGCGTCCGTTTGACCGACTATGAAAGCGGCAAACTGCTGGCGACTTCAGAGAAACTGCCACATTTTGCCAGAACGTTGGTTTTCTCTCCGTGTGGATCACTACTCGCGGCTCAGTGCGATAACAAGCATCTTCAGTATTGGGATGTTTCTCAGGGAGACTTTCAAAGCCTCGGTAGCCGGAACTTTGGACATTCAAGTGGAATGGATTCTGCCTGGGGGCATGTCGCGATCGATCAGCAGCATGTGATCGGCTTTGGTGAAGAATTGGATAATCTCTATTTTCTCAACACACAAGAAAATGCGAGGTTTGAAAAGCAACTCCCCAATGCTTTTGCCAGTTCGGTTCTGCTCTCCCCGGACAACCGAATAATTGCTGCGTCAAATCTCGGTGTACAGATATTTGACCGCGCGACACTAAAAGCTCAAGGTTCTTTCGTCAAGGGCGGTCATGTCTTTAGCATGGCCTATTCACCGGACAGTCGCTGGCTAGCTTCTGGGCACAAAGACGGAGCGATTCATCTCGGAAACGTCTCCCGTGGAGACTCTCATTTCCGACTGAACGGTCACAATTATGCCGTACGTGCGCTCACTTTTTCGCGTGACGGAGCACGGTTGATTAGTGGCGACGGCGATGGCTATCTCGGCTTCTGGGATGTCAAAACGGGGAAATGCTATGGATTGTCTCGAGAATTTTCCGTCGACAATCAACGTATCCGTAAGCTCTCCTTAGGCCCCAGCGAACAATGGTTGGATGTGACGGCAGGGTACCGCTTGAAACACCGTTGGACGAAACGCGTTCCGCTTCGCCCCAGCGAATGGTCGTATGATCTACGGCAGTTGGAGAACAACTCGCAGTACCCTAGCCGCGCAGAGCAACAACCAAAACTCCCGGGGCAATTGGCATACGACGGTTTTGAGTACCCAGTTGGCAGCCTAACCAATCAGAACGGCGGGCATGGATTTCGACGCGGCTGGACAGCGTTGAGCAATCTGACGAAACCCAGCAATGCCGAAGTTGTTGATCTTGAGATTGAGAATCAGGGCGGGCATTTTCATGCGACCGGACATTCCATCTTGATGCAGGGCAAGGACACGCTCTCGAGAGGCCTCGCCCAAAAAATCGACCTCTCACAAACAGGTGAGTATTACATCTCGCTATTGGCCAAGCGTCTGCCTACAGGAAAACCCGCATCCGCCAGCCAACAGGAATTGGCAATCTTACTGATGAACAAGGAGAACATGCAGGTAGTGCAATTCGGTCTGAGTAGCGGTCGAACCATCTTCATGCGACAACTTCAGCAGGGTCAAGCGATCTCGCAGGGCACACCCCCCAAACAAGATCACGTTGCCGATGACATCGCCTATTTACTACTCATGCACATCCAAGTGACCTCCGATGCCGAAGGCCAAAATCTGGCCCGCTGTCGCGTCGCGGGCATTTCCTCTGCACAAACCTTTCCGCGTAGCATTAGCGAGGTCAAGTGGTCCGGCCCGGCTCTTGACATCCGCACCGACATAACTTTTGACCGGTTAGTTATCACAAACGGAACCAAAGCCAGTTTTTTGATTGATGAGTTAAAGATCGGTACCACCTACGAAAGCGTGACCGGCGCCTGGCCGTAG
- a CDS encoding winged helix-turn-helix domain-containing protein: MPHVEVIECPILGEHIGRRTDEKPNNERDDTMATQQTTSKKVTPEKATAPRPSVINAAAKVLSGSKEPLTAKQMIEQMAAEKLWNSLSGKTPDATLYAEILQEIQSKGNDSRFVKVDRDHFGTNQSH; this comes from the coding sequence ATGCCGCACGTCGAGGTCATCGAATGTCCTATTCTCGGCGAGCACATTGGCCGCAGGACAGACGAAAAACCGAATAACGAAAGGGACGATACGATGGCCACACAGCAAACGACATCGAAGAAAGTGACCCCCGAAAAGGCCACCGCCCCAAGACCCAGCGTCATCAACGCCGCTGCCAAAGTGCTCAGCGGATCTAAGGAACCACTAACTGCCAAACAGATGATAGAGCAAATGGCGGCCGAAAAATTATGGAACAGCCTCAGCGGCAAGACGCCGGACGCGACTCTCTATGCGGAAATTCTTCAGGAAATCCAAAGCAAAGGCAATGACTCACGGTTCGTGAAGGTCGACCGGGACCACTTTGGGACCAATCAATCACACTGA
- a CDS encoding Kelch repeat-containing protein: protein MNRCGIFLLVLLATQLSVKILAAEEKVEPAPPKKGVQPAPPLSADPPDAYSQLPTFGTIKWETTKLPWVEEGPYAGISGVAMDVHNGKIVVAGGFIPGGDETDDRTSRKTSRWCWVYDPATDKWSQLADAPDRREYGRGLCAGDNFYVFGGGKQYQKQDPPYRPHGECFALDLLQQPPVWRPHSQLNVPRTHMAVGRVGNYLVVAGGNEYVWAEKGYSQNTIRNTTEVFDLSQPKLGWRTRSPIPAVGRGWSAAAASQDHLYVLGGVTWNESGKTVGLRETWRYSPQQDVWEKRTPPPVAISGWAGALYQQRYAVIVGGVMRDKEKPERKSVWSDLAWVYDVQDDQWQQLKGALPPGAVFNDSAVVIIGDTLYVLGGEGPKGSHYNYFLKGRL from the coding sequence ATGAATCGATGTGGAATCTTCTTATTGGTACTGTTGGCAACACAATTGAGCGTGAAGATCTTAGCGGCCGAGGAAAAGGTTGAGCCTGCACCGCCCAAAAAAGGTGTGCAGCCGGCGCCGCCACTGTCGGCCGATCCACCGGATGCCTATTCCCAATTGCCGACATTCGGAACCATTAAATGGGAAACCACAAAGCTGCCTTGGGTTGAAGAAGGTCCTTACGCCGGCATCAGCGGCGTGGCGATGGACGTCCACAACGGAAAAATTGTCGTTGCCGGAGGTTTCATTCCTGGTGGAGATGAAACGGACGATCGGACCAGCCGCAAGACCTCGCGCTGGTGTTGGGTCTACGATCCGGCAACTGACAAATGGAGCCAATTGGCTGACGCGCCCGATCGTCGCGAATACGGGCGCGGACTATGTGCCGGCGACAACTTCTACGTCTTCGGCGGCGGCAAGCAATATCAAAAGCAAGACCCTCCGTACCGTCCACACGGAGAATGCTTTGCATTGGACCTCCTCCAACAGCCTCCAGTCTGGCGTCCACACAGCCAACTGAATGTTCCCCGGACGCACATGGCAGTCGGACGTGTCGGCAACTACCTCGTTGTCGCTGGTGGCAATGAATATGTGTGGGCGGAGAAGGGTTATAGCCAAAACACAATTCGAAACACGACGGAGGTCTTCGATCTGAGCCAACCCAAATTAGGCTGGAGAACACGCTCCCCGATTCCGGCAGTCGGGCGCGGCTGGTCGGCCGCAGCGGCATCTCAAGATCACCTTTATGTTTTGGGCGGAGTCACTTGGAACGAATCGGGAAAGACGGTCGGTCTGCGCGAGACGTGGCGCTACAGTCCGCAGCAAGACGTCTGGGAAAAACGAACACCTCCACCAGTCGCTATCTCCGGATGGGCCGGCGCGCTCTATCAGCAGCGATATGCCGTGATTGTCGGTGGGGTCATGCGTGATAAAGAGAAACCCGAGCGGAAAAGCGTTTGGTCCGATCTAGCTTGGGTCTACGACGTGCAAGACGACCAGTGGCAACAATTAAAAGGTGCACTCCCGCCCGGCGCCGTGTTCAACGACTCAGCCGTGGTGATCATCGGCGACACCCTGTATGTCCTTGGTGGCGAGGGGCCAAAAGGGAGTCACTACAACTACTTCCTCAAAGGCCGCCTTTAA